The DNA sequence caGTAGAAGGCCAATGGGAGCACCTCATTTCATAATCACAGGAAATGTCACTCCCCACCAAAGATGTCCAAGTCTAAACCACCTGGGAAGGACAAGTATGCTGAGCAAGGCCTTCTTCTGTCCAGTTCCAACAGCGATTAAGGCACCAGATTCCGACACTGCCCGGTAGGCATCTCACGTGTACTCCGTCTTCCGAATGTAACTTGATGGCACATAGCCCCGCTTTCCATGCACTTCCGCCAACCACCACTCCTGATTGCCAGTGATGTCTTCAAATTGCAGAATCTTTAGTCTCTGATTGGCTGTTACACTCAGTTCATTTGAATTACGTCCCTTAAAGGTGTAAACAGCATAATAAATCTGGTAAaagaaaggatggaaagaaagaaagaatcagTGAAGAAAGATAGATTGCAAACCCTGTCCTGCAGCAACTAGAGGCCCTGAAGAATATGTCCCAACTTTTTGTAGTGATGTTGGGAATATGTTTACAACTGGCACAACAAGCTTATGTATCTTATATATCACAAAATGGAATTTGGTGCTACtaagaacaaagacaaaacaagTACACATAAAACCTAACTTGGAAAAAAATTTAGACGTATCAACAAGAGGGAAAACAACAGCATCTATCGAGATGAAAAACAGTTTCTACAGGTTAACTGTCCCAGGcctgggttgttatgagttttctgggctgtatggccatgttccagaagcattttttcctgacgttttgcctacatctacggcaggcatcctcagaggttgtgagatatattgtaaactaggcaagggaggtttaaatatctgtggaagatcgggggtgggagaaagaactcttgtctgcttgaggtacgtgtgaatgttgcaattagccgccttgattagcattttaatggcagTTTTAAggctggctggtagctgcctgggggaaacctttgttagctggccctgattgattcttctctggaattcccgtttttttAGTCTTGCTCTTTACTTACTtttctggttttagagttttttttaatattggtagccagattttgttcattttcatggtttcctcttttctgttgaaagacccctcaacctctgagggtgcctgccatagatgtgggtgaacgacaggagaaaatgcttctcgaacatgagcatatagcccagaaaactcacaacaatccagtgattctggccatgaaggcctGTCCcaggcctgcctgaataaaaggcTTTGGCCtgtcagtagaaaaataaaagagaTGGATCCAACATTCATTATGATTAATGTGATGGAACAGAATTTAACGTGAATTTCCCAAACATTCCATTTCAACCATGGCTGTATTAACCAGATAGCAGACATTCGCAGagagactaagggtgcatctacactgatcaccTAAATAAGTTTCAAACCAAtattgaaaaaagtggttttgctgtgcagatggtgacgtaggaaatcctgaaaccagtttggCACCCAgatagtgattacacaaaccatagagcactgatgagcattaagagctttctttcGTGCACTTCTGTGGGCTTTGGAATCCAGCTGCAGCAGTCTGACTctaactttgaactgcattaaatggtcagtgtagacatggCCTGAGAGGTGTTACATACATTCTTGCTCACCTGGTTTCCTTTACATTCACTGCTCTTCATCCCAGAGCTGCTGTCCTCCAGTGATGGTGCCTCTCTTGCCTTGGGTCGAGGTGGGTGTCCATTGCGAGGGTCAGGGTTGCTGTAGCGCCGTGAGGCTGGAACAAGGCGGGGGGGATGCACCAACCCCCCTGTGGGGCCCACCTGGGCCTGGCAGGCAGCATCCACTTCAGAAGGAGTCTGTGGGGAATGGATGAGGTCCCCTTGGAAGCCAGAGTCTGGTGAAGTCTTCTGTGGGCTACTCACAGAGGCATTACTCAGAGTGCTGCCCAGGATGCTGCTGCCACGGGAGGAAGACGAGCCACTGTGTTCAGATTCACTGGAGGAATGGCTGCCTACAGAGGCATCTGAATGGCTACATCGCGGATTGTAAGGCTTCAGGAAGGAGCTGTACACAAACCCTTTAGTCACTGTGAAGTGGGAAGGGAGAAATACCATACCATTATCTTGGAGATGGCAACAAGACCCAGATAAGACATCAGAAAGTGAACATGTTAAgtttgttttggactacagctctcagaatccctcCCATGCTGGAATTctgacagtattttaaaaatcctaattTCTCCCTTCTCTGAAAGAAGCAGGCACATCAGGGACCACTTACCTCCATTGTCAATAAGCCAGCGGTTCTGACTGCCCATCGGGTCTTTCTTCTTGAGGACACCCACCAGATCTCCTTCCAGGAGTGACACATCCAGATCTTGTGCTGCATTGAAGTTGCGCTCAGCCTGGAAGAGCTTGTCAGGGGGATATCGAGCTAGCAGGCTTGTGCGTAAGTCATCCGATTGCAGCATGTAGCTGGGCTAAAAGGGAAACAACAATACTGGTAAAGAGGCAGGGAGAGCTGTGGTATCCATCCACCCCTCTTTGTTCTGGCTAACGTTACCATCCTTATTTATCAGGCAGTGAATGTACTGTGACTGCTCTTCACACACAAAGGTTGCAAAccttttgtaagccactccgagccctgggagagtgtttttgagattttttttaaaaaaaaatattttaaagatgtttttaaattgttagattttagcctttcttgtaagccgccccgagccctaggggagtggcggcatataagtttaaataataaataaataaataaaacattatggTTTCTACTACCATAATCCCTCAGGCAGCATGGTCAACATGTGGGCTGGGAAAGGTAGAAAAGAGAGGACAGCTCTCTTTTTTTGCTTGCCCCCATGATGCTCACCATGCCCAGAAGTGGCTGCCTTCGTGCTGACTGGCGCTCTAAACTCTTCCTCTCAAAGGGCTTCTTGACAGCAGGAGTGCTTTCTGGGAAGAAAGTGAAGACTTGTAGCTGCTGAAGGACACGGCTGTGCTCTTCCTGGAAGACGGCAACCAGATTCCCCTCTCTGCCAACCACTTTTAGCAGCTAGGAGAGAAGAAAGCCATATAATTCAAAGGAGCAGAAAAATAGTGGGGCCAATACAGGATCATTCCAGCCACATTCTGCTCAAAAATGAGCCAGTAAGAAGTTGTACACCATAGATTACAACATACGACTCAGCAGCTATTGCTGGCTAAAGATGATGACAGCTGCTATCTattaacatctgaagggccatttgttcctctaggacagtggttcccaatctgtgggctGCGGCCTGAGATCTAAAATAAGGTCCACAAGACATGCggagaaaatcagctctagattattaaatatggttttctgtgggcgagcagatggcgactactgggtggcatatgttgtgtatcagaaactagagttgatatgGTCTTttccaatgctattttctgaataagcaccccaaataactaaactgaatctaaagttgaccaaaaacagatcTGTAATCGCTTTGGTACTAATggtggagaatggtccctggtcaaagtggtccctggtcaaaaaatgttggaaaccactgctctaggagaaCTCCAGGAATGGCTGTGGAGCCCAGCATCAGACCACTTGTCCTCTCTTTCACATTAAAGGGAAATTCAGTGTTAGTAGTCATGTCCTAAATCAGAGCTGGAAAACTtagtcttccaaatgttttgaatctagattcccagaaattccaaccagcAATGGTAAGAAATTATGGAACCTttattccaaaacatctggagaaccaaagggtCCCCAGTCTTGTTATACATCCAACTCTTTTAACCATGCAGCTTTTTGTTTCAGAGGATTAATAGCTCAGGGCAGAGGAAACATTTTGCACTAAAAAATGCTGTCATCAGTATTTGCCTAAAACTCCAGAGTGCTGCTTACAGGGGTGTGAAACTATGGTCCCTTTATGTtgttttttggactgcaattctttTAACCCTTCACTAGTAGCCCAGCTATTTATAGCTGATGGGAGCTACAGACAATAAATATCAGGAAAGCTACCTCTGGAGTAGGGAATGGACCAGAGAAAGGGATGTCATGGCAAAACCCAAAGGGAAAGGAGCAACAAATCTGAAATCTCAACGAACTTTCAAATGGAACCGGGTCCATTTACACAGGGTGAGCAACTTGTGGCTCACCAGCTGTGGAATGAAATAGCAGAAATTTCCTTCATCTCTTATCACTGGCTGCACTGGTTGGAACTGATGAGAATTGCTATTCCAACTGCCTTTGAAAGGAAAGCCATCCGAATTAAGATGTACGCCTTCCTCCCTACTGCAGACAGGATGTGAATTCTTTGAAAATTAGAATAAAACAGGTGTAATCGGGGAAATTAGTGTGGCCATTCCTTTTGCCTCTTATTTGTTATGAGAAACACCAATTTTGCTAGGCTCTTGTCCTGGTCTCTGGACACTTACTGAGAGCAGAGGTTTCATTTCCTGCAATGCAAGGCGCACAAAGTCACAGTGGGCCTCAGCATAGCCACGCAAGCAGCTGGTGAAAAGTTCCTTGGCACAGCACTGGAATTTGGGCAGTTCGTCCAGCAGCTGCGTGTTCAAGGCTTCGTAATTGTTGCGTGCCGACTGCAAGTCTTCCAAAGTCCGCTTGTCCTTCAATCTTTCTGCACGCTCCGTGCAAGTGTGGAAGTCCAAGAGCTTGTCAAAACGCTTCTGCACAAGTTTGTGAGGCCCGGCAAACATGTTCAACAACTGGCTGAGTGGAGAGATCACCAGCCGTTCCGTTCGTTCTTTCTACAAGGTTCAGGGGGATAAGAAGACCATTTTATTACAACTCCTCTCcgtccctgtattattattaatttcttaaGTTACACTGGAGATAAGGAATACATACAAAGATTTTACCATCTCTCTGCTGAAAATTCCTttaacacacacgcacacaaaagGAGGGGATGGGATGGAAACATTCACTGCTGTCCTGCCTGTCTTTTGATATTTTCTTGTCGTCGCTCTTCTATCCCAATTTCTTGATCACTCTGGCGGAGATTCTACAGTGTGGGTTGTGCAGCATAAAACCTCCTATGCTTTGATTGAGGTAGATAACCCTTGTGCTGAATGGCAATGTTATGCAATAAATGTGACAGGCAAGGAATGCTCCTGTTAATTTCAGCAGGGGCAGGTACATATGCAATGGTATTACACACACAGCTCCATTTCCATGACCTTGAATTGAGTGTGGATGTTGAGCACTGAATTAAATTGCATAACTGCTTTTATAGAAGAACAGATGCACGTGTGGGGgctgcagtggtgcagtgggttaaaccactgagctgctgaacttgctgactgaaaggttggcggttcaaatctgaggagcagggtgagctcccgctgttagccctagcttctgccaacctagttgttcaaaaacatgcaaatgtgagtagatcaataggtctggtgggaaggtaatggcgcttcatgcagtcatgccagttgtctacggacaacgccagctctttggcttagaaatgaagatgagcaccatcccccagagttggacatgactagacttaatgttaagggaaaacctttacctttttatgcacGTGTAAGACTAACAGAATTCTAGCTAAGATCTCTCCTACTAGTAGTTTCCTTTTCCCAACTTTTTTCCTCCCCCTTCTCACTTCCATTTTCCACAATGCCTTTTCTCACAATACATTTTAGTCTAACCTCCCTTTAATTGGTGCCTGCCACATATTCCTGATCACAGTTTCTATCAGCCCCAACCCACACAGTGAAATCGCCAATAACACAAGGGACTTTAGTATAAAACGTTTGGAGAACCTTAATGTTTGGGAAGACtggttggtctcttccaacaaaagtattttattttttaatttatttctacAAAAGATAAGAAGGGGTGCAAAGATCTCACTTACAAAATCAGAGAAGAGCTGATCACTGATGAGGCGATGGACCTTCTGAAACTGTTCCAACTCAGCACTGCCTTTCTCCATGCAAAGGTCCCACATACTGAGTGCTGCTGTCACTTTCACAAAGGCTGACTCCTGAGGGCCAAAACACAAAAGCATCAGCTGAGTAGTGAGGCAATTCTGGATTTAGGATAGCCCAACCACAACCAGTAGACAGAGTTGAAAGGACTGGGACTGACTAAGGGACAAAAAAATGGCACCTTACTAATGCACTTCTGAGTCCACTTGTCAGTCCCAAAGGACAGCTCAGGACTCTAGCCATTCagacacccccctccccccaatcacGTTTACTCACCCGGACATGCTGAAGGTAAAGGGAGAGATCACGGATGAAGGATTTAATCAGACGCTCCTGCATTCGAAAATTCTTCTCTGTCTCCTCAAAAGCCTCATCCTTGAGCtacagcaaagagagagagagagagtcaacaGGATTCATAAAGCCTCTAAGCCTCTATGTCCTTGCAAATAATCTAAAATAAGGGATATGaaacttccagatgttgttgaactgaaaCTCCCATCAGAAATAGTAGGGATGAGTTGCTACCCAACATCTTGACAGCCATCTGAACTCCATCCATGAGCAACAGGCACACATGACACAGCCACTTATTACCTACCTGGGGTGCAAACCCCGTGAGATGCTTGAGATGGCTACTGACACGATTGGACTTTTTGATAATGGAGTGGAAGTTGAGCTTGGAGATCTTTTCAATGAGGCTATCATCATCTGTCTTTCTGTATTTCAGCACTGAAGGAGAGTATGGTGAGAAGTAACAATCAACACGAGGGTCAAAGAACAGCCATTTCCCATAAGATTATCCTGGGTCAGCTTGAGAATAATCCTCTGCTAGTATCTTTTAGAATTTCCCTTGCGCCAATACCAGACAAGACCAGCATTAGTGGTAGTTGTGCTTCTAATGTGGTAACCGACATAGGGATACTCTTAATAGTGTCGCCCCTTTCTCCACAGGGCTTGCTTGTTTGCTTGCCTTAAACAGGTGCTCAATCTCTTCTTCCCATTTCCCTAGAGCCCACCCCTCACTGACCCACAGCTCACCCAGATCCTTCCGCCGTTTGtactcattgatgttgccattgatCTCCTTGACCGCCCGGACAGCCGCCGCCAAAGGAATGCGATCAGGATGGGACTCAGGCGTGGCGTTCAGGAGCTCCATCAGTAGCAGTGGGTAGCGCATCACACGCTGAACAGGCTTGATCAAAAAGGAGCCCAGGTCGATGTAGTTGGTACAGCCCCTGAAAAAGATAGGGGACAGTGAGCACACCAGAAGAGTGCATAGCTCTTTGGATTATCCTCAGTCCACCAACAGACGAGCTTTCATTCAGCAGGAAGCCCCGAACGCTTTCAAAGCAAATCACAGCCCAAATTCCAAATCATTTCACCAAAGTCAATCCAAAATTCTGAAGCCACCTTTTCTCTCATACAATGGTATTTCATCATGAAACAATACAGCAACAAGAACCTCATATATCCCAAATTCAGCCACATTCCCCCACATTAATCTTCTTTCAGCCAAACTGTTAATATACCTCTCCTCACTAGCTTGTTTTCATTCTGGCACTAATAATATTtgcagttccccccccccccacttttgcaAAAAAGATTCCCCTCCATTCCCAACCTTCTCCTTTGTTGTGTTCCTAGATAGGGATATTCACATAAATGCAAACAAACAAGCTGATGCCATTAAAATGTCTCTTACCATTCACTGTACAGACTCCTGGCAACACAGAGTAGcatggagaaggaaaaagaaataaaagcagcTGATTAGAATCTCATTCCATTTTAGAATGGCTTAGaatcatacacacacagaggcagAGTCTCAAATTCTGTCCCAGTAGAGCACAGTGTAGTTCCACAACAAATAAGTACATTTGGCCCTCCATatcaatggattcaaccatctaaggcttaaaaatattttttaaagtcccCTTCGGAGTAGAGAAAATCAGGATAGAaaaagagcaaataaataaatatgcaatattgatattgccattttatacattttactgcagcattgtatataatgggacttggctATCCAGAGATCTTGGCATCTCCAggaggtcttggaaccaaaccttgGAGGATGCCTAGGGCCCACTTTTTTCCGAGCTTTAAATGGTTATATTTGGGAGTATGACTCTTAAGAAAATACCTAGGCATCGTAATATAAAATAGTAACTGTCCTAAGCATTGGGTTTTTCAGCGGGAAGCAATGGAACAGAAAGCAGCCCAGGCTCATCCTGTCACAGCCTGGCTGGGGCTGTGGGAAGGAAGAGAGTCTGGGTTCCTCTCTCACCTGAGGACCTCCAGTGATTCCAGGAGGTGCTTCTGGACCCTCTCGTCTTTCTCATAAGCCTCCAACAGTGCAATGGCCTCATCATGGTTATGGCAGTACACTTTATACACGGCCTCCAGCTCAGCCCGAAGACCCAGGAAGGTTGACCCTTAGGAGGGGGCAATAAGTGTCAGTTCAATAAGAACAACATTGTGTACAGTACTCTTGTGATATTTTAATACAGTTGATTTCTTTGTCTTTGATTTCTCCTATGCAGCCTTCTTCATCATAGGTACACAATTTATCAATGATGGGTGGGGAAACAAGTGTTCACAGAAGAGCCTTGTGGGATCAAAGTTCACAATACTGTTCAGGGCCAGTGCTGTTTCACAGAACCTATGATGGATTACTTATCCCCATTGCTTTCTGTGGATCCATCCCCTTCTCAAAAGCCCCCCATTAAAAAGGTCAGTACAATTTTGTGGCAAAACTAGCAAAGAAAGCCTGAAATGAGCAAAACCACAAGAAGTACGTACCAACAGCATCAGCAGCTTCCAAGGTGTTCAACAACTGCTTTGAGAAGGCAATGACTCCATAAATGTTCCCAAAAAGCCCCTCACAGTCTACATTTGGCACCTGAGAGGAAACAAAGAAGTcttagagcaaataaataaatacatgcttTTTCTTCAAAATCCCTTTTCAACAACAGAGAGACCACGTGCCTAATCCTTAGAGGATTTGGTACATAGTGGCTTTTCCCTTTCATTCTCCAAAGATATAAAAAAAGCACTGAAGAACACCAACAAATTCTCCTGAACCCAATGACACTCCAATGCATATACAGAATGGTATCAATATTGTGAGGATGGGAACCAGAAATTTTGGATGTTacgttttgatctacaactctcATAAATCCCTTAGCCAGCAAAGCTTGTGGTCATACTGGTTGGGGGCTACTGTTTTTCCCAGCATCTTGAAAAGAGCCCTTCCAGCCATGAAACACCTATAAAGTTTTTCTGTGCTTCCATCCCATATTCCACGGAACAGCATCCATAAGCCCTCCAATTtctatgtaatattatattttatgttaCCTTTACTCCAAAAAACAGGGGAGAATTAATGCCCTTCTTTCCCCCCAAAGAAATCTTGAAGGAGAACAACAACTGGTCACTAGGTAAGTTTGTAGACAAGTAGAGATTTGCAATCTGGGGTTCCTCATTGCAACTTACATCTAAGGAATTGGCAGGATTAAATATACTTAGGAATGATAATATCCACAATCTCCATCGGATAGACTAGGTGATATGATGGGAGCTGGAGCCCAATAGAGCCACATATTTTTAGTAGGCTCTagtgtttagatcagtggttcccaacctgtggtccaaggACCACCACTGGTCcggaagaactaaaatatggtctgtggcctcaccgttactaccaCGCATAATGAAACAGTCCAACCAAAttgtttttcttggtgtcttcgttttcaggtctgttcctggggttatttggggtgctgattcagaaaattgcattggatagaccatatcagctctagattattaaatatggttttctgtggaagagcagatggcaactactggatggcatatgttctgtatcaaaaactagagctgatgtggtctatccaatgccattttctgaatcagtatcccaaataacaaaactgaatctaaagttgaccaaaaaagaatttgtaacccttttggtactaatgttggagagcggcccctggccaaaaaaaggttgggaaccacggtTTTAGACCCAAAGGCCAGCATCTCGCTAGTGATGTACACAGGTATAATTCTTTCTTATGCTTGCAAATGCATTTTTGAGTCATTGACAAAGGCTGGTATTCTCTTCCATCTTTTGCAATAACCAACCCTCATCCTTTCTTGGATCCATTGTGTCGCTGAAGTAGCTACCACCAATAGCCATTTCATTGCTGGAGGAGAACAGAGAAGATCAGGGtggtgtctggctatgttcctacAACCAGATGCCGACCACTGACATCATTTGGTAAGAT is a window from the Anolis carolinensis isolate JA03-04 chromosome 3, rAnoCar3.1.pri, whole genome shotgun sequence genome containing:
- the dnmbp gene encoding dynamin-binding protein isoform X2, with translation MCTYPEERNRTEYRTESPGRRPHLRIPSWEYEDYNSVSRGKGARGQNGADCDWDKKRRTREMYGTTRPVGRTRAHLKNGDMYYRDHEIAQAYQDYGRTGRQFVHQKRTNRNSPYIECETVGSAHLEASGYCTDCEKTAYRKPHNRSKDGSYLDTDFRISKNGGSWEMNCWRESEDYNCHQSEDEYDNLDMDYKKRYDKYVDQRSTDKTFGEKEEKQYILRRDPYCNQNSKGTSERYPMDNRNLFFAPEDPVSSSLGCKSHNEGLEPRCESPKRHFVEDSESGRMEAVADQSIRPGLQVWNSGCPRTRTGRSDWKLDWEEEAGWAGGTEVWQRNSCYRRTAPSALRHHVKAKQEMTLLSAQPASLESVAAAATTPNPEQRMLEKRAKVIEELLQTERDYIRDLEMCVQKVLVPLQEAQVPNVDCEGLFGNIYGVIAFSKQLLNTLEAADAVGSTFLGLRAELEAVYKVYCHNHDEAIALLEAYEKDERVQKHLLESLEVLRSLYSEWGCTNYIDLGSFLIKPVQRVMRYPLLLMELLNATPESHPDRIPLAAAVRAVKEINGNINEYKRRKDLVLKYRKTDDDSLIEKISKLNFHSIIKKSNRVSSHLKHLTGFAPQLKDEAFEETEKNFRMQERLIKSFIRDLSLYLQHVRESAFVKVTAALSMWDLCMEKGSAELEQFQKVHRLISDQLFSDFKERTERLVISPLSQLLNMFAGPHKLVQKRFDKLLDFHTCTERAERLKDKRTLEDLQSARNNYEALNTQLLDELPKFQCCAKELFTSCLRGYAEAHCDFVRLALQEMKPLLSLLKVVGREGNLVAVFQEEHSRVLQQLQVFTFFPESTPAVKKPFERKSLERQSARRQPLLGMPSYMLQSDDLRTSLLARYPPDKLFQAERNFNAAQDLDVSLLEGDLVGVLKKKDPMGSQNRWLIDNGVTKGFVYSSFLKPYNPRCSHSDASVGSHSSSESEHSGSSSSRGSSILGSTLSNASVSSPQKTSPDSGFQGDLIHSPQTPSEVDAACQAQVGPTGGLVHPPRLVPASRRYSNPDPRNGHPPRPKAREAPSLEDSSSGMKSSECKGNQIYYAVYTFKGRNSNELSVTANQRLKILQFEDITGNQEWWLAEVHGKRGYVPSSYIRKTEYT